The window ATAACTTGCATCCTTATAGATACAGCTAATTTGGGTTGTTTCCGATCTGCTTGACATGATTTACAACCTTATCTACATAACCGAGTTAAAATGAGTAGATGCTATGTGCTAAAGGAGGTCAGTAATTAAATTCCATACTCAAATTTCTATATAATGAGAATAAGAATTTTAACCCAAGTGAGTCATGGAAGAATATTTTATGTAGATCTTTCCACTTTACAGATCAGCTGACAAGAAACTGATTGGTCATCATGCAAAACAATCCACATCAAGTATAATTGGATTTCAGACGTTCAATTAGGTGAACTTGCCTACCATGAGCTGAAATCACTAAGTTGCTACTGGAAGATCAGAAAACTAAAACCATGGATTCTTTTAGTTATACACTTATGCTAAATTGGTATTTAATGTGTAACTTTGGTTTTAGAATACATATTATGAAGGTATCTTATGGTTTTTTAGAATAGAATATATCATACAGTTCATTGCATGAAAAAAAGGAACTAACAAGAAGTTGAAATGTGCATATTGCATACGTTAGCTTAATATTTCGCCACCACACAGTATTTCTAAATCGACGTGCTTGTTTCCTAAAGCGAATTGTATTCCCTTGCATGTTTGCAGTCTTGTCAACCAGTAATTCCAATCGATCACCTCTTTCCAATACTTTATCAATATTCTCTATCATAACATTGCGCACCTATGACATATCAAGAATCATTAAATTATTCAAACAGATAAGAAGGCAGACTGCACAATAGATACTAACAGTTCatgttaaaaattattatatccTGTCCAAACCAAAGAACATACTCTAAAAAGTCCTGATTAATGATGATTTAGTTGAGATTCAGCATTTATAAACCACGGAACACTTAGCTTTCATTTCGTTGTAGGTGTAAGCAGCCTGCCATTGAGGATAGAGcagaaagaaataatagaaaaagagcTCTAGCATAAATATTGATGTTATCACATACAACTTATGATGAAAGCAAGATATTTATTGTGTATTTTAGATATGAAGTATAAATGTTCTCAACATAACTATATACTGTGAAATTTATAATTGATGAGGGTTTTCTACCAATTTAACACTATTAAATCAGTCAAATATATGTACAGATAAATATCGGCAACACACTTGCATGAATTGAAATAATATATATGATGCTCAGTTGAATGAAAATGTGTTTTTTGACAAAtacaaaagaaaaatcaaaattatgAGCAAATTACTTTACTGTCCAAGAGAATGTCTTTTATTGGTTTCTTCCCATGTATACACACGAAAGGAAGCCaaaaatgccttttaaaagtATTCATTTAAAATGTAATCTACCTGACTCATTTCACCCTTGATCCGATTCATCCTATCTGCATTAGGATCACTAGAATAGTAATCAATCTGTTGACTCAAGACCCTGGAGAACTCATCATTCATTCCATAAGCAGGTGCTGTATGACAAGCACGACCATATGTCTTCACAAATCTTCCATGAatatcctcaagaaaagcaaaaggAATTCTTCCTACATGGATCATTCATTGCATCCACATGTTATTTGTCTTGACAAATGTCTTTAATGATGCAATAGGTCAAATAATAAAGCATTTAATCACAGGAAAAGAATAGCAATTTGGTGGGCATTTCTACATAGTCTGTCAATCTTTTCTAGTTTAATCAAAAGGAAAATAGAACGAGAATTATGAAATTAATGTGAGTTTATGAGCAATATGACTCAATAATCTTCTTGACAGAACAGTGATTTGATATGCCTTGAAAGCCTGATGACTATTAGCTATtgttataattaaaataaacatacaGCTCTTAATATTTACATTTCCTAGGAAAGATCCAAGTGTGATACACTGAACACGAAAGCAATCCAAGGTTAGTAATTTGGTATCAAGGAGAGCACTAGCTAGAATGAAGTAAAAGGCATTGCCTTTAGTGTTAGGCAAATTTACTATGAAAAGGCAGACGGATATTTACTTAAAGGTTGGTAATTTGGTATCAAAGAGAGCACTAGCTAGAATGAGGTAACAGGCACTGCCTTTAGTGTCAGGCAAAGTTACCATGAAAAGAGAAAGACAAACAATTCATGGTTTAGTTGTTTGCTCAGAGAGATATGCTTCATAGTGATTGATGAACAACCTTAAACTAAGAGATTTAGCTAGTACTCTTTGCTCAGGTTAGCAAATGCTCATCTCAGACTCAACAAGATTAGGTTGTATTTGATCCTATGTCCCTTTGAATGCTCTTAGAGTCCAAACCACCACTTGCATCTTTAGCATTAGACAAACTTTTGGGCATATCATCTAGATCTGTGTGCTAGGCATCCCAGATCAAGGATGTTTTCTTGTGAGACATCCCTACCAAGCTTTGCTAAGTACCAAGTCCATACATACAGGAATTCTCTTGCTAACTTGAATGTGTAGAATGATGCACCCACCAACTGCCCAATGCTCCGATACTCCCACATTACTTTCATTAAAAGTTGAGCATTTGAAGATTGTGAGTAGGTGTACAAAGATAAAAGAAGAAAATGACCATAAGAAGTTACAAGGATATTTTCTGCATGAATATAAGTAGCTAAGATATCAGAGCATTAAACAATGGGATGTAATGCATGCCTACAAGTTCAAAGTAGTAAGCGACTGTTTATGGATTCAAATAGTATTTGCTTGACACCTTCTACAATGTCACATAAGTAATTCTTCCATGCTTCACAAACAAGCTGTGATATTGCTCAATTTCATACTAATAGAGTATTGGTTTCCAACCCAATCACGCACAAGGCAATCCTACCTGCTGTAACTATTGGGTTTCCATCATATTGGTATTGAATTGACATCTAACAACGATCAAGTATATGGAACTTAACTTTACATTCATATTGATTACTGGAGCAAGAAATTAGAAGAATTTCACTGAAACACACAACAATTTACAACTTGCAATATCACTAATATAACGGAGGTGGTTAAGTGTTGGtccatttattaaaaaattagaaatatggAATTACATAAATGATGATTCCTTGAGGAAGAATTAAAGCattatactttttttaaaaaaaaaaacaacaacaacataaTAGTGGAGAAAGTAGTTCGCTCATTGAATTTCCATTATAAACTAGGGACAAATCTACACCACACCATTACGGCATACAAAGCAACAGAGAAAAGCAATAAGTGACAGATAAAGCAAAAGGCTTCCCAGTGAAAACACCAAAATGCTACTGTCGGGCAAGCATACTGATAAATAAGCAAAATTCAACCATCTTCCTTGTGATGTATGAGTTAAATTCTTAATTGTGAATTTACAACCTCCATGGTAATATGGAATGGTCTGGCGAATAATGTCAAAACCACCCTTTGTACTGCATACAACAACAGGTGACCTCTTTTAGCCAGTCCGTCTGGTTATACGACACGAGCAATAATTTTCGTAAAGAGGAAAAGAACGGTTTTTTCTTTATGAGTTTTACTTGTTCTTTTCTCTTCCAATCGGCCCTTTTGGTtggtgaaaatatatttaaacATTTCTTTCTACGATACTCTAATCCAATTTGACAAGGACGAGATTTTGTACACGGCTACAGATATTGAAGAGATCGGAACAGTTTGACCCTTTTACTTTCAAGAAAGCACAATAAGCAAGCATCCACAGCGGGCACCGATGTAAGAGAAGAATAGCAGCGTAGGGAAAGCGAGGACTCACTGCCAGCAGTATCATCGGCGACGCAGAGGACGGTGAGGCCGTCGGTGCACTTGA is drawn from Zingiber officinale cultivar Zhangliang chromosome 1B, Zo_v1.1, whole genome shotgun sequence and contains these coding sequences:
- the LOC122046740 gene encoding vesicle-associated membrane protein 711-like, translated to MAILYALVARGSVVLAEFSASPMNAGAVARQILERIPGSQDTHVSYSQDRYIFHVKCTDGLTVLCVADDTAGRRIPFAFLEDIHGRFVKTYGRACHTAPAYGMNDEFSRVLSQQIDYYSSDPNADRMNRIKGEMSQVRNVMIENIDKVLERGDRLELLVDKTANMQGNTIRFRKQARRFRNTVWWRNIKLTIALILLILIIIYVVLAFLCHGIALPTCIR